Below is a window of Candidatus Methylomirabilota bacterium DNA.
GCGTTGAGCGATCTCCAGCTGCTTCTTGTCCATCAAGGGGGCGAAGTTGTTCCAGCAGAGGTACGAGATCTCGCGCGACTGCCCCCAGGCGGGGGGCACCCCCGAGGCCAGAATGCCCGCGAGACCGGTGGCCGTGGTCAGGAACTGTCGGCGGCTGACTTGACGCATGAATTCCTCCTTCTCAGCGTTGAGAGCGGCGGGAATCGAAGCCCGACATCCGATTGTAGACATGAGACCCAGAAACGTCGGAACTATTCATCACGCGGGGGTCACGGGCGGGAAGACTCAATGGCTCAGGGGCACCACCTGGCCCGCGGCGTCGAAGCCGAGCGGGCGCGCCTCGCCGACGATCTCGAGGTCGGCGCGCTTCGTGATCTCGGGGAGAAAGGCCTCGGAGCACTCCAGCTCCCCGATCATGAGGGTGTTCTTGATGCGAATGACGCGGGCGTGTTCGGGCTCGGTCAGCCCGATGCAGCCGAGCGCGCTCTCCACCGCCTCGCGGTCGGAGTCGAAGACGAGGGGCAGCTTGGCTCCGTTGGGGGCGCACGCCGTGAGCGAGTTGATGGCTGTCTTCTTCCAGTCGATCTTCTCGGCCAGCCGCCGCGTCGTGAAATCCGCATTGCCAAGTCCCGTGGCATTGCCCCCGCTGTCCTCCGTCAGGTCGAGGGCGACGATCCAGAGGATCTTGGGGTCGTTGGGGAAGGGCTCGTGCGGGTTCGAGGGCCGGCCGATGATATTCGTGTCCATGCCCGAGCCGGAGATGTTCTTGCCGATCTCCTCCACCACGAGCACGTCGATGGGCGAGAAGGGTAGCCGCGCCATCCATCCCCGCGCGTCCTTGAGGAGCCGCCGCTCGCCCGCCTCGAGGTCGGCCGCACTGAACGCCTCCACGTAGGCCGTCTCGTCGTAGCCGTTCTCCACGATGCCGAGGCCGAAGCCGATCCTCGCCTTGGCGAGCATCTCGCGGCCCACCGCGGTGATGACCGTCTCGTACCCGTGATTGACATTGGCCCGGTGGTACTGGGTGGCGCCGCGGTACTTGCCGAGGCCGATCGTCATCATCTTGAACATCCCCGACTCGATCTCGCCCTTGAAGTCGGTGTGGGGCTTGACGCGATTGACCACGCCGATCCAGTCCGCCTCGGAGGCAACCTTGTCGCACCAGACCGGCAGCCCGAGCGCCTCGCCGACCTGCACGACCTCCATGCTCGCGCGCAGCGGACAGCCCATGGTCGCTTCCGTGATGCCGTAGTGCTCGAGGATCTCGAGCTGGCCTTCGGCCGTCGCCCCCCCGTGGCTGCCCATGGCCGGGAAGACGAAGGGCCTGGCCCCGAGCTCCTTCAGCTGGTCCACCGCGGCCCGGACGATGACCGCGATATTGGCAATCCCGCGGCTGCCCGCGCCCACCGCCACGATGTCGCCGCGCGTGATGGGCAGACCTGCCTGGGCCATGGTCGCGCGGACACCCCCTGGGATGTCGGCCAAACGCTGGCGGGGGAAGCTCTGCCTCACCCTGTACATCGTGGGGAGGGGCATGGCGGGCATGGTACTGGCCGTTCCGGGGCCCTGTCAACGACCTTGACTTTGGCTGAGTATGCCCGTAAAACTGTGGCCCAATTGGAACATAGCCCCTTGGTACGCATGTCCTTTCCGGCAAGTCATTTCCGCACGTTTCGTCGTGCCGCGACACTCTGCGTGCTCGCCCTGGCCATGGCGCTGCAGAGCTGCGCCTACATGGAAGACCTCTTCCGCCAGAA
It encodes the following:
- a CDS encoding [Fe-S]-binding protein, translated to MYRVRQSFPRQRLADIPGGVRATMAQAGLPITRGDIVAVGAGSRGIANIAVIVRAAVDQLKELGARPFVFPAMGSHGGATAEGQLEILEHYGITEATMGCPLRASMEVVQVGEALGLPVWCDKVASEADWIGVVNRVKPHTDFKGEIESGMFKMMTIGLGKYRGATQYHRANVNHGYETVITAVGREMLAKARIGFGLGIVENGYDETAYVEAFSAADLEAGERRLLKDARGWMARLPFSPIDVLVVEEIGKNISGSGMDTNIIGRPSNPHEPFPNDPKILWIVALDLTEDSGGNATGLGNADFTTRRLAEKIDWKKTAINSLTACAPNGAKLPLVFDSDREAVESALGCIGLTEPEHARVIRIKNTLMIGELECSEAFLPEITKRADLEIVGEARPLGFDAAGQVVPLSH